A genomic segment from Luteolibacter ambystomatis encodes:
- a CDS encoding glycohydrolase toxin TNT-related protein (This protein contains a domain related to Tuberculosis Necrotizing Toxin, which is the C-terminal effector domain of outer membrane channel protein CpnT, and which has a lethal NAD+-glycohydrolase activity.), with amino-acid sequence MSNHHLLLFLALVQPLFAETATIEGRAGGATTSGTITVTVDSDRDGLSDADEATRGTDPHKADTDGDGISDGAEVTAGTDPLVNQFTADPDWGGIPAATKAKITGGFWDFESYSNGFASRVAPTVSKLVPKVGPSWIQNTTGIWNETGGFSGKSINLGPNKQVQLVQLGAAALPIKNHVWTVGFALKLNSSLTTGGDVLPVFSAYANGVTNLSDQFRIELLAVSVGSPAQTQNLLRIRDDGGNLSGQWVIPPTVNLQTWNEFAVRASAQNPSATTRTCFVNGSGLAFVTTGVTYTQLPGPTSNVDTFDGRIGGVRINNVVTASSYNFSVDRFFITNGATFTTSNPDPSVVPDFVAVTNRDTDGDGMSDRDEAANGTDPLHYDPDVDKDGLTNAEEAAGQAVFNGVTRTFGATNRNNPDTDGDLFDDLWEAKYYHSSNVDPNNAAKPVHDNPATTGVIEGDYDGDGLSNDLECLYGTDPNNADTDGDGISDKDEASAGSDPSDSTDKPLNPADYYGDTSLGDYSPIGDLNTMVKSDGGDGVVKIAVGLDPAPAANGDQTLGAKGAYWNTEIWQLKVGKIKALAPSRTTMSPVKKISPKAEIQEILVTSAATVGSAATPVKDHDYHYTARVDVGNAPFILCDLNQILGVHNDSGPNGTHIERHDGPINPVFSGAAAPSAWLVPLDNYSFATSYGGGDAVGPKYRKVALNGRPIPDEKPQQEAESDQPEEETYVDAFNLGLHHDTSYHYTPLGASDLALQVTASTEETGFSSRSGLRPNERLDLPFGVGWSSNLCSYVEVVETLGDDTHEPVTVNVVDESGRSQRFGTMDFGSFFPWPSARVDKKTYLNTLTRAGNNFTLQKKFGSTLTFTPSKAWFMYSTDRLEGSTKIRRHTYWRLSEARDRFGVRLRYDYDNGPGVPNEVALIPRQISSPDREGQFLVIGRSPDSRRVTSITDSRGNTTSFEYATNNSEYSHDGMTAGASKLTEVHFADGTVVYYTWQSVYEQEVDNTDPVNPRVTRHFHTNLRSLTDRITPLAGSPNTHVFNYGFDQSKQYWDSSVNGTRAAVDLGQLPADVRAYVETEISKRNDSGHGQWKTMYGQPRRVTSVVRPAGMGTTTFAIQGQTLFGPTVSFPEMPVTTVTDAIGSKTVYEFSNLLAEVVNVDSSEKSVSAQWMIYYLTSKIHHGGAVGTGGYLGTETYEYEPAAGLALKKATDFSGNVTTWEFGNDYSGLPAGLAATSATMTKWADPTAKVDALGRLETYTYSSSHRIMDNTDDPYHTTSAFSVDGLGRRRTKTVQQNGSQPLQQERYDYGNARFQGFQTSSSRLAFSNVTGQAWETALETATLPDANGRVWKEITDPRGLSLVTEHGYDFNNNKTWTLDPRGKRTRFAYDKLNRLTEVTYPEAGTSTGTAAAIKKIWYNENGSKAAEIDEEGRYLIHHYDALNRRIATIRDMDGLGLPTLDFRGVVNEDTKGSATGDDLVSRVAYDAVGNAIRKTDPRGIVTRTFYDAIQRPVHVFGGFTIAEADAAESSGDALGAYTSQAAASTSRTHTEFRYTDTGLALPEGGTVKGNPGGSAFNSSGFKPTVAIQHAAVLTATGTADVVTYASYDALYRPLRTETVYETGSVAVAVTAYGALSGAKEALDTTSTDDRGKVTRSVMDGLQRATSVTDAFGTALAATKQTVYSSTGLVWKTIDPLNRESETDYDGAGRAVTVWQPDPVTGVVNRANPTDPLAGSPRTQTAYDKNGNVTVTLDPLGYRHEFEYDARNRKTLERLPSVTATEITAGQPVSTSFVTPVLRTAYDGVGNVTSATDARNHITRTFRDRANRVTAVLVNPVSGNPSTNPASPGTHDIATRTSYDAAGNALDVTDGNGNHTRNTYDTLNRLVTTATNPDTGAPSADPASPATGDITVRNAYDDAGHLVKVTDGEGHATGFRYDGLGRKTRTLWDEGTGVERAEQATFDGVVQLTRTDPKNQTVTFQYDALHRLQDVLYSGASADNRHLGYDLAGNLLEVSYPNETTARKTLRGVSQVFDKLNRLTQETSAGATHVHSYDKSGNRRTTTYASSGRFLASTYDKLNRLLTCTEKANASAATGSVTSYFYDLGGNVTRKVLPNGTENRSTFDALNRKLGEDTRTAAGGLVSRFDYSQSPGGWPTGYDGTGNVLRIVESYGSISGRTVTNSYDHAHRLTSEVAATTGSGTVTTGYAYDAANNRTQKVVTGGSSPGTWTSAYGTLSDGYNSNQLKSVTKGSATTTFLYDSNGNRSEKKVGTTTVQSYGYDYDNRLVTLTDNVKGSFAYSYDHRSRRVGRDESSAGGASTELSFSGGLSVQEYTSGTGTPVVELIRGSDWGGGIGGVLYTIRNGGTRSYNAYNSRGDVVSQTDTSGVITWQSSYEAFGTRTQEQGTTEDRQKANTKDEDPTGLLNEGFRYRDLEFGIFLTRDPAGFVDGPNVYTYVRQNPWTKFDPEGLFDWRKTGESFMNTLNGVGEYTHDAVNSLVELANFGMAGMEANKRFGDKTINAVTGTVKSCDTLGRAGREFVGGQYQQSAETALSTLGATPEQQTANGLITAATFGIGKYLKGFSMLDEVAPTIETLAPTAKETAKGSITLAGEIPTTTGGGTLSIDDFVPSYAAKEGTTSTSLIKYFPDNNGFAGETTQTFLTKGQKIDRYGGGDWSRFFSPQGTPDYGRALPPGTAGQQLRTFEVMKPFPVQSGRVAPAFGQMGGGTQMVSPVNLKTLLKREILRETTE; translated from the coding sequence ATGTCGAACCATCACCTTCTCCTTTTTCTCGCTCTCGTCCAGCCGCTGTTCGCGGAAACCGCGACCATCGAGGGCCGTGCGGGCGGCGCGACCACCAGCGGGACGATCACCGTGACCGTCGATTCCGACCGCGACGGCCTGTCGGACGCCGACGAGGCGACGCGCGGCACCGATCCCCACAAGGCCGACACCGATGGCGACGGCATCTCCGATGGTGCGGAGGTCACCGCCGGGACCGATCCGCTCGTCAACCAGTTCACGGCCGATCCCGACTGGGGCGGCATTCCGGCAGCGACCAAAGCCAAGATCACAGGGGGATTCTGGGATTTCGAATCCTATAGCAATGGGTTTGCCAGCCGGGTCGCTCCCACCGTTTCGAAGCTGGTTCCCAAGGTGGGGCCGTCGTGGATCCAGAACACCACGGGCATTTGGAATGAAACGGGCGGATTCTCCGGCAAGTCGATCAACCTGGGGCCGAACAAACAGGTCCAACTGGTCCAGTTGGGAGCGGCGGCGCTTCCGATCAAAAACCACGTGTGGACCGTGGGCTTCGCTCTCAAGCTCAACAGCAGCCTGACCACCGGGGGAGACGTGCTGCCGGTGTTCAGCGCCTATGCGAACGGGGTGACGAATCTCTCGGACCAGTTCAGGATCGAACTGCTCGCCGTTTCCGTTGGAAGTCCCGCCCAGACCCAGAACCTGCTCCGGATTCGCGACGATGGCGGCAACCTGTCGGGGCAATGGGTCATTCCGCCGACGGTCAATCTCCAAACCTGGAATGAATTTGCGGTCCGGGCGTCGGCGCAAAACCCATCGGCGACCACCCGCACCTGCTTTGTCAACGGCAGTGGGCTGGCATTTGTCACCACCGGGGTCACCTACACCCAACTGCCCGGGCCGACGAGCAATGTGGACACCTTCGACGGGCGGATCGGAGGGGTTCGGATCAACAATGTGGTCACCGCTTCCTCTTACAATTTCTCGGTGGACCGCTTCTTCATCACCAACGGGGCGACATTCACCACTTCGAATCCCGATCCAAGCGTGGTTCCGGATTTCGTTGCCGTGACCAACCGCGACACCGATGGCGACGGCATGTCCGACCGCGACGAAGCGGCGAATGGCACCGATCCCCTCCACTACGATCCCGACGTGGACAAGGACGGGCTGACCAACGCCGAGGAGGCGGCGGGCCAGGCGGTGTTCAACGGCGTGACCAGGACCTTCGGCGCCACCAACCGCAACAATCCCGACACCGACGGCGATTTGTTCGACGATCTGTGGGAGGCGAAGTACTACCATTCCAGTAACGTCGATCCGAACAATGCGGCGAAGCCCGTCCACGACAACCCCGCGACCACGGGCGTCATCGAAGGCGACTACGACGGCGACGGCCTGTCCAACGACCTCGAATGCCTCTACGGCACCGATCCGAACAACGCGGATACCGACGGCGACGGCATCAGCGACAAGGACGAGGCTTCCGCCGGATCGGACCCCTCCGACAGCACCGACAAGCCCCTCAACCCGGCGGACTACTACGGAGACACCTCGCTGGGGGACTACTCGCCGATCGGCGACCTCAACACGATGGTCAAGAGCGACGGCGGTGATGGTGTCGTCAAAATCGCGGTCGGACTGGACCCCGCGCCGGCAGCAAACGGCGATCAGACCCTGGGCGCGAAAGGGGCCTATTGGAATACTGAGATCTGGCAGCTCAAGGTGGGGAAGATCAAAGCACTGGCACCGTCCCGAACCACCATGTCGCCGGTGAAGAAGATTTCGCCCAAGGCCGAAATCCAGGAGATCCTTGTGACAAGTGCCGCGACCGTCGGCAGCGCGGCCACTCCGGTCAAGGACCACGACTACCACTACACCGCACGGGTGGACGTTGGAAACGCTCCGTTCATTCTCTGCGATTTGAACCAGATCCTGGGTGTACACAATGACTCGGGACCCAACGGCACTCACATCGAGCGTCACGACGGGCCGATCAATCCCGTGTTTTCGGGGGCCGCGGCACCGAGCGCCTGGCTGGTGCCCCTCGACAACTACTCGTTCGCCACCAGCTACGGCGGCGGCGATGCGGTGGGACCGAAGTACCGCAAGGTCGCTCTCAACGGCCGTCCGATCCCCGACGAAAAGCCCCAGCAGGAGGCGGAGAGCGACCAGCCGGAGGAGGAAACCTACGTCGATGCCTTCAACCTCGGCCTGCACCACGACACCAGCTACCACTACACGCCGCTCGGAGCTTCCGACCTCGCGCTCCAGGTGACGGCCAGCACCGAGGAAACCGGCTTTTCCAGCCGCTCCGGCCTCCGGCCGAACGAGCGCCTCGACCTGCCCTTCGGGGTTGGCTGGTCGTCGAACCTCTGCTCCTATGTCGAGGTGGTGGAAACCCTCGGCGACGACACCCACGAGCCGGTGACGGTGAACGTGGTCGACGAGTCCGGGCGGTCCCAGCGGTTCGGGACCATGGATTTCGGCAGCTTCTTCCCGTGGCCGTCCGCCCGCGTCGACAAGAAGACCTATCTCAACACGCTCACCCGCGCCGGAAACAACTTCACGCTCCAAAAGAAATTCGGCAGCACGCTGACGTTCACGCCCAGCAAGGCCTGGTTCATGTATTCGACCGACCGGCTGGAGGGCTCGACCAAGATCCGCCGCCACACCTACTGGCGGCTTTCGGAAGCGCGGGACCGCTTCGGCGTCCGCCTTCGCTACGACTACGACAACGGGCCCGGCGTGCCCAACGAGGTCGCGCTCATTCCGCGGCAGATCAGCTCGCCGGACCGCGAGGGCCAGTTCCTCGTCATCGGCCGCAGCCCCGATTCCCGCCGCGTCACCTCGATCACCGACAGCCGCGGCAACACCACCAGCTTCGAATACGCGACCAACAATAGCGAGTATTCCCACGATGGCATGACCGCCGGGGCGTCGAAGCTGACGGAGGTCCATTTCGCCGACGGCACGGTCGTCTACTACACCTGGCAAAGTGTCTACGAGCAGGAGGTCGACAACACCGATCCCGTGAACCCGCGGGTCACCCGTCACTTCCACACCAACCTCAGGTCGCTCACCGACAGGATCACCCCGCTCGCCGGCAGCCCGAACACCCACGTTTTCAACTACGGCTTCGACCAGTCGAAGCAGTACTGGGATTCCAGCGTCAACGGCACGCGCGCGGCGGTCGATCTCGGGCAGTTGCCCGCGGACGTGCGCGCCTACGTGGAGACGGAGATCTCCAAGCGCAACGACTCCGGCCACGGCCAGTGGAAGACGATGTACGGCCAGCCGCGCCGCGTCACCTCTGTCGTGCGGCCCGCGGGCATGGGCACGACCACCTTCGCGATCCAGGGGCAGACCCTCTTCGGACCCACGGTGAGCTTCCCCGAGATGCCGGTCACTACCGTGACCGATGCCATCGGCAGCAAGACCGTCTATGAGTTCTCCAACCTGCTCGCGGAGGTGGTGAACGTGGACTCCTCGGAAAAATCCGTGAGCGCCCAGTGGATGATCTACTACCTCACCTCGAAGATCCATCACGGCGGCGCGGTGGGAACGGGCGGCTACCTCGGCACGGAGACCTACGAGTATGAGCCCGCCGCGGGTCTGGCCCTGAAGAAGGCGACGGACTTCTCCGGCAATGTCACCACCTGGGAGTTCGGCAACGACTACAGCGGATTGCCCGCGGGTCTCGCCGCCACCTCGGCCACGATGACGAAGTGGGCCGATCCCACCGCAAAGGTTGATGCCCTCGGCCGCCTCGAAACCTATACCTACAGCAGTTCCCACCGGATCATGGACAACACCGATGATCCGTATCACACGACGAGCGCGTTTAGCGTCGACGGCCTCGGCCGCAGGCGCACGAAGACGGTCCAGCAGAACGGCAGCCAGCCGCTCCAGCAGGAGCGCTACGACTATGGCAACGCCCGCTTCCAGGGATTCCAGACCAGCTCGTCAAGACTGGCATTCTCCAATGTGACCGGACAGGCTTGGGAGACTGCCCTGGAAACCGCCACCCTTCCCGATGCCAACGGCCGCGTGTGGAAGGAAATCACCGATCCTCGCGGTCTCTCGCTCGTGACCGAGCACGGCTACGACTTCAACAACAACAAGACCTGGACGCTCGATCCGCGCGGCAAGCGCACCCGCTTCGCCTACGACAAGCTCAACCGCCTCACGGAAGTCACCTACCCGGAGGCGGGCACCAGCACCGGCACCGCCGCCGCGATCAAGAAGATCTGGTACAACGAGAACGGCAGCAAGGCCGCGGAAATCGACGAGGAAGGCCGCTACCTTATCCACCACTACGATGCGCTGAACCGCCGCATCGCGACGATCCGGGACATGGACGGCCTGGGCCTGCCCACGCTGGATTTCCGGGGAGTGGTCAACGAGGATACCAAGGGCAGCGCCACCGGCGACGATCTCGTCTCGCGGGTCGCATACGATGCCGTGGGCAACGCGATCCGCAAGACCGATCCGCGCGGCATCGTGACCCGCACGTTCTACGATGCGATCCAGCGGCCCGTGCACGTCTTCGGCGGCTTCACCATCGCGGAGGCGGATGCGGCGGAATCTTCCGGGGACGCGTTGGGAGCCTACACCTCGCAGGCCGCCGCCTCGACCAGCCGGACCCACACCGAGTTCCGCTACACCGACACCGGCCTGGCGCTGCCGGAAGGCGGCACGGTGAAGGGCAATCCCGGCGGCAGCGCCTTCAATTCCTCCGGGTTCAAGCCCACCGTGGCGATCCAGCACGCCGCCGTGCTCACCGCCACCGGCACCGCGGACGTGGTGACCTACGCGAGCTACGATGCGCTCTACCGCCCGCTGCGCACGGAGACCGTCTATGAAACCGGTTCCGTGGCCGTGGCGGTCACCGCCTATGGGGCGCTCTCCGGGGCCAAGGAAGCGCTCGACACCACCTCCACCGATGACCGGGGCAAGGTGACCCGGTCCGTGATGGACGGACTCCAGCGCGCCACCAGCGTGACCGATGCGTTCGGAACCGCCCTCGCCGCGACGAAACAGACCGTGTATTCCAGCACCGGCCTGGTGTGGAAAACCATCGACCCGCTCAACCGCGAATCGGAAACCGATTACGACGGAGCGGGCCGTGCCGTTACCGTTTGGCAGCCCGATCCCGTCACCGGAGTGGTGAACCGGGCGAACCCCACCGATCCGCTCGCAGGCTCGCCGCGCACGCAGACGGCGTATGACAAGAACGGCAATGTCACCGTCACGCTCGATCCTCTCGGCTACCGCCACGAGTTCGAGTACGACGCCCGCAACCGCAAAACGCTGGAGCGCCTGCCCTCGGTCACGGCGACGGAAATCACCGCCGGCCAGCCGGTATCGACCTCCTTTGTCACTCCGGTGCTCCGTACGGCATATGACGGCGTCGGCAACGTCACCTCCGCCACGGACGCGCGCAACCACATCACGCGCACGTTCCGTGACCGGGCCAACCGCGTCACCGCCGTGCTCGTCAATCCGGTCAGCGGCAATCCCTCCACCAATCCCGCCAGCCCCGGGACCCATGACATCGCCACCCGCACCAGCTACGATGCCGCGGGCAACGCGCTGGATGTGACCGATGGCAACGGCAACCACACGCGCAACACCTACGACACGCTCAACCGTCTCGTCACCACCGCCACCAATCCCGATACCGGCGCTCCCTCCGCCGATCCCGCAAGTCCGGCTACCGGAGACATCACCGTCCGCAACGCCTACGACGATGCCGGGCATCTGGTGAAGGTCACGGACGGCGAAGGGCATGCCACCGGCTTCCGCTACGATGGCCTGGGCCGGAAGACCCGCACCCTGTGGGACGAGGGCACCGGAGTCGAGAGGGCGGAGCAGGCCACGTTCGATGGCGTGGTCCAGCTCACTCGCACCGATCCGAAGAACCAGACCGTCACTTTCCAATACGATGCCCTGCATCGACTGCAGGACGTGCTCTACAGCGGTGCCTCCGCGGACAACCGCCACCTCGGATACGATCTCGCGGGGAATCTACTGGAGGTCTCGTATCCGAATGAAACCACCGCCCGCAAGACCTTGAGAGGGGTTTCGCAGGTCTTCGACAAGCTCAACCGGCTGACCCAGGAAACCTCCGCCGGGGCGACGCATGTCCACAGCTACGACAAGTCCGGCAACCGCCGCACCACCACCTACGCCTCCAGCGGACGCTTCCTCGCCAGCACCTATGACAAGCTCAACAGGCTCTTGACCTGCACCGAGAAGGCGAACGCCTCCGCTGCCACCGGCAGCGTCACCAGCTACTTCTACGACCTCGGCGGCAATGTCACCCGCAAGGTCCTGCCCAACGGCACGGAGAACCGGTCCACGTTCGACGCGCTCAACCGCAAGCTCGGCGAGGACACCCGCACCGCCGCGGGCGGGCTGGTATCGCGCTTCGACTACTCGCAGTCGCCGGGCGGCTGGCCGACGGGCTACGATGGCACGGGCAATGTGCTCAGGATCGTCGAGTCCTACGGCTCGATCAGCGGCCGCACCGTCACCAACAGCTACGACCACGCCCATCGCCTCACCAGCGAGGTCGCGGCCACCACCGGCAGCGGCACCGTCACCACCGGCTACGCCTACGATGCGGCGAACAACCGCACCCAGAAGGTCGTCACCGGCGGCAGCAGCCCCGGCACCTGGACTTCCGCCTACGGCACCCTCTCGGACGGTTACAACAGCAACCAGCTCAAGAGCGTTACCAAGGGCTCCGCCACCACCACCTTCCTCTACGACTCCAATGGCAACCGCTCGGAGAAGAAGGTCGGGACCACCACCGTCCAGAGCTACGGCTACGATTACGACAACCGCCTCGTCACGCTGACGGACAACGTCAAAGGAAGCTTCGCTTACAGCTACGACCACCGCAGCCGTCGTGTCGGCCGTGATGAAAGCTCGGCGGGCGGCGCGAGCACCGAGCTTTCCTTCTCCGGCGGCCTGTCGGTGCAGGAATACACCAGCGGCACCGGCACGCCGGTGGTCGAGCTGATCCGTGGCAGTGACTGGGGCGGCGGCATCGGCGGTGTGCTCTACACGATCCGAAACGGCGGCACTCGCAGCTACAACGCCTACAACTCACGCGGCGACGTTGTCAGCCAGACGGACACCTCCGGGGTGATCACCTGGCAATCGAGCTACGAAGCTTTCGGCACCCGCACCCAGGAACAAGGCACGACGGAGGACCGCCAGAAGGCCAACACCAAGGACGAGGACCCCACCGGCCTCCTCAACGAAGGCTTCCGCTACCGCGACCTTGAGTTCGGCATCTTCCTGACTCGAGACCCCGCGGGCTTCGTGGACGGGCCGAACGTCTACACCTATGTAAGACAGAATCCGTGGACCAAGTTCGATCCCGAAGGGTTGTTTGATTGGCGAAAAACCGGGGAGAGCTTTATGAATACGCTAAATGGCGTCGGTGAATATACCCATGATGCGGTTAATTCATTGGTTGAATTGGCTAACTTCGGAATGGCCGGCATGGAGGCCAATAAACGCTTTGGCGACAAGACCATCAATGCGGTAACCGGAACTGTGAAAAGCTGCGACACTTTAGGTCGTGCTGGCCGGGAGTTTGTAGGAGGGCAATATCAGCAATCCGCGGAAACGGCCTTGTCGACTTTGGGGGCTACGCCCGAACAGCAA